From a region of the Phaseolus vulgaris cultivar G19833 chromosome 6, P. vulgaris v2.0, whole genome shotgun sequence genome:
- the LOC137831201 gene encoding protein trichome birefringence-like 43, which produces MGWSFSISVVLFLTLLIEIHGSGRSFVESGCNLFQGSWVYDNSYPLYDISMCPFIEQEFDCESHGRPDKFYLNYRWQPTGCNLTRFNGEDFLNRLRGKSLMFVGDSLSLNQWQSLTCMLHTAVPFASYSIVRNGGFSIFTFTSYNVKLMFSRNAFLVDIVGEKNGRVLKLDSIGAAKTWKGADVLIFDSWHWWLHTGRKQPWDFVQDGNQTFKDMDRLVAYEKALTTWAKWVDYNVNPAKTRVFFQGVSPDHVNAEKWGGHAGNTCVGESRPVLGSKYPGGPLPAELVLEKVLRSMKKPVELLDITTLSQLRKDGHPSIYGTGGHRSLDCSHWCLPGVPDTWNVLLYAALTQK; this is translated from the exons ATGGGGTGGTCTTTCTCCATATCTGTTGTGCTGTTTCTTACCCTTCTCATTGAGATACATGGAAGTGGTAGAAGCTTTGTAGAGAGTGGTTGTAATTTGTTCCAAGGAAGCTGGGTTTATGATAATTCATACCCTCTTTATGATATCTCAATGTGTCCCTTTATAGAGCAGGAATTTGACTGTGAAAGCCATGGTAGACCAGATAAGTTCTATCTCAACTATAGATGGCAACCAACAGGCTGCAACTTAACAAG ATTCAATGGTGAAGATTTCTTAAATAGACTAAGAGGGAAGAGTCTGATGTTTGTGGGAGACTCTTTGAGTTTGAACCAATGGCAGTCACTCACTTGCATGCTTCACACAGCTGTGCCATTTGCCTCATACTCCATAGTGAGGAATGGTGGTTTTTCCATTTTCACCTTCACG AGCTATAATGTTAAGTTGATGTTCTCACGCAATGCATTTCTGGTGGACATTGTTGGTGAAAAAAATGGTCGAGTTCTGAAACTAGATTCAATTGGAGCTGCCAAAACGTGGAAAGGAGCAGATGTACTGATATTTGATTCTTGGCATTGGTGGCTTCACACAGGAAGAAAACAACC ATGGGATTTCGTTCAAGATGGGAATCAAACATTCAAAGACATGGATCGTTTGGTTGCATATGAGAAAGCATTGACAACATGGGCCAAATGGGTTGACTACAATGTTAACCCTGCCAAAACAAGGGTTTTCTTCCAAGGGGTTTCTCCAGATCATGTGAA TGCAGAAAAGTGGGGTGGACATGCAGGAAACACTTGTGTGGGGGAAAGTAGGCCAGTTTTGGGATCCAAGTATCCTGGAGGACCACTTCCAGCAGAGTTGGTATTGGAGAAAGTGCTAAGATCCATGAAAAAGCCTGTGGAATTGTTGGACATTACTACACTTTCACAGCTAAGAAAAGATGGCCACCCTTCTATTTATGGTACTGGAGGGCATAGGAGCTTGGATTGCAGCCATTGGTGTCTTCCTGGTGTTCCTGATACTTGGAATGTGCTTCTCTATGCTGCTCTCACTCAAAAATGA
- the LOC137833427 gene encoding egg cell-secreted protein 1.1-like, producing MAFSHVPFILTVIVVTALVLHASVADSRALSDPSTTPSLASRLKLEGEPSNCWESLWHMQACSGEIITFFINGETYLGKGCCEAIRVIGHDCWPNVVGSLGFTSEETDVLEGYCDEAVHSPPPPLSVDP from the coding sequence ATGGCTTTCTCTCACGTCCCCTTTATTCTGACTGTTATTGTTGTTACTGCATTGGTCTTACATGCATCTGTTGCTGATTCTAGAGCCCTCTCCGACCCATCTACCACTCCAAGCCTTGCTTCAAGGTTGAAGCTGGAGGGTGAACCCTCTAACTGTTGGGAATCACTGTGGCATATGCAAGCATGCAGTGGAGAAATAATAACGTTTTTTATCAATGGTGAGACCTACCTAGGGAAAGGTTGCTGTGAAGCTATTAGGGTGATTGGACATGATTGCTGGCCTAACGTTGTTGGTTctctagggtttacctctgaaGAAACTGATGTGTTGGAGGGATACTGTGATGAGGCTGTTCactcaccaccaccaccattaTCAGTAGATCCTTGA